The Syngnathoides biaculeatus isolate LvHL_M chromosome 6, ASM1980259v1, whole genome shotgun sequence genome has a window encoding:
- the LOC133501903 gene encoding parathyroid hormone-related protein-like has product MCSVLLFHQWTLAVFLLCSPMAPADALSSRMRRSVSHAQLMHDKGRSMQELKRRLWLQELLEEVHTADERAPPAHGGTPDFSGNDLRQKPPEATKNTAHGFGSDREGPVLPQETDKALAYKDRPLKAATKRKKKARLGRRREGDKKRRRTRSPPTPV; this is encoded by the exons ATGTGCTCGGTGCTGCTCTTTCATCAGTGGACTCTGGCGGTCTTCTTGCTGTGTTCTCCGATGGCGCCGGCGGACGCACTGAGTAGCAGAAT GCGGCGGTCGGTGAGCCACGCCCAGCTGATGCACGACAAAGGCCGCAGCATGCAGGAGCTGAAGCGTCGCCTGTGGCTGCAGGAGCTCCTGGAGGAGGTCCACACGGCCGACGAGCGGGCCCCCCCGGCGCACGGCGGGACCCCCGATTTCAGCGGAAACGACCTCCGCCAGAAGCCCCCGGAGGCCACCAAGAACACGGCCCACGGGTTCGGATCGGACCGCGAGGGCCCCGTCCTGCCGCAGGAGACCGACAAGGCGCTGGCCTACAAGGACCGACCGCTCAAGGCCGCcaccaagaggaaaaaaaaggccaggCTGGGTCGGCGCAGGGAAGGCGACAAGAAGCGCCGGCGGACCCGCTCCCCCCCGACGCCGGTCTGA
- the LOC133501723 gene encoding somatostatin receptor type 5, whose amino-acid sequence MAGVNAYGLAFAGTCVLILAVGLGANLLVFSLLARQRSLRKNRLDALLLSTSLADFLALLLVPFTVHSAVSHSWPLGDLSCKVYQFLSAFSLGASAYSLCAVSAARATMVTDPYRPPAADLLVLMSAPAWALSFVISLPLRMFATKESPSPSPSPSPSPNAVTFCLPAVQEHHYQVVLSQFVLFYLIPMLVIAFNYVRLALFLQKSPVMSSSGARNTRRASAMVFLASATFSACWLPGYVLELCVYLDLYRHGRAWELFYFTCTVLQYLHPCVNPVLYVLLSKRYRRRRAARLFARRRNRVGPQVLSVSADSL is encoded by the coding sequence ATGGCTGGCGTCAACGCCTACGGGCTGGCGTTCGCCGGCACGTGCGTCTTGATCCTGGCCGTCGGACTGGGCGCCAACCTCCTGGTCTTCTCCCTGTTGGCCCGGCAGCGGTCGCTGCGCAAGAACCGGCTGGACGCGCTGCTCCTCAGCACGTCGCTGGCCGACTTCCTGGCCCTGCTGCTGGTCCCGTTCACCGTGCACTCGGCCGTCAGCCACTCGTGGCCGCTGGGCGACCTTTCCTGCAAGGTCTACCAGTTCCTGTCGGCCTTCAGCCTGGGGGCCAGCGCCTACTCGCTGTGCGCCGTGTCGGCGGCCCGCGCCACGATGGTCACCGACCCCTACCGGCCCCCGGCCGCGGACCTGCTCGTCCTGATGTCGGCGCCGGCCTGGGCCCTGAGCTTCGTCATCAGCCTGCCTCTGCGGATGTTCGCCACCAAGGAGAGCCCCAGCCccagcccgagcccgagcccgagcccgaacGCCGTCACCTTCTGCCTGCCCGCCGTCCAGGAGCACCACTACCAGGTGGTTCTGAGCCAGTTTGTGCTCTTCTACTTGATCCCCATGCTGGTCATCGCCTTCAACTACGTCCGCCTGGCTCTGTTCCTCCAAAAGAGTCCGGTCATGTCGTCGTCCGGCGCCAGGAACACGCGGCGGGCCTCGGCGATGGTGTTCTTGGCCTCCGCAACCTTCTCGGCGTGCTGGCTGCCGGGCTACGTCCTGGAGCTGTGCGTTTACTTGGACCTGTACCGCCACGGACGAGCCTGGGAGCTCTTCTACTTCACCTGCACCGTTTTGCAGTACTTGCACCCTTGCGTCAACCCCGTGCTCTACGTGCTGCTGTCCAAGCGATACCGCCGCAGGAGGGCGGCGCGGCTCTTCGCTCGACGCCGCAACCGTGTGGGGCCGCAGGTGCTCAGCGTGTCGGCGGACAGTCTGTAG